In the genome of Flexistipes sinusarabici DSM 4947, one region contains:
- a CDS encoding ABC transporter substrate binding protein, with the protein MRICYTILIIFSFACFSYAAETKHIVILSWFNDGSAEDGFRDGIISRNIDARFYTFGSNRDMGVLEKQLAFIDKLPKDLIYANGLRAASALIKRFPETPIVFIVEDDPVKNDIIASKWRTMTNATGIDVSIPLLEELLELKAVRNFEVIYFLDGSQTNKSAEKFREMKRLGKYLKFDLFLIKDIENIKKHMLKPFNKAKSAAYLAGSVSSETGTGIKKLNIPVMAEKPEMVVKGYGMIATVVDMYRAGRLLSDKAAAVLSGETASEIPVQTIRYFRLVVNLAEAERINEDVPLELLLTALDIIR; encoded by the coding sequence ATGAGGATTTGCTATACAATTTTAATAATATTTAGTTTTGCATGTTTTTCTTATGCTGCCGAGACAAAACATATTGTGATTCTGAGCTGGTTTAATGACGGCAGTGCTGAAGACGGTTTCAGGGATGGAATAATATCCAGAAATATAGATGCGCGCTTTTACACATTCGGTTCAAACAGGGACATGGGGGTTCTTGAAAAACAGCTGGCATTTATTGATAAACTGCCAAAAGATTTGATTTATGCAAATGGCTTGCGGGCAGCTTCAGCATTGATAAAGAGGTTTCCTGAAACGCCGATAGTTTTTATTGTTGAGGATGACCCTGTAAAAAATGATATAATAGCTAGTAAATGGCGAACAATGACCAATGCAACAGGAATAGATGTTTCCATACCACTTTTGGAAGAGCTGCTTGAACTTAAGGCGGTGCGAAACTTTGAAGTAATATATTTTTTGGATGGCAGCCAGACAAATAAATCGGCTGAAAAATTTCGTGAAATGAAAAGGCTTGGGAAATATCTTAAATTTGATTTATTCTTAATTAAGGATATTGAAAATATCAAAAAACATATGTTAAAGCCTTTCAACAAAGCAAAATCGGCAGCATATCTTGCCGGCAGTGTTTCTTCTGAAACCGGCACTGGAATAAAAAAACTTAACATTCCAGTTATGGCTGAAAAGCCTGAGATGGTAGTTAAGGGCTATGGTATGATAGCAACGGTTGTTGATATGTACAGAGCCGGAAGGCTATTGAGTGATAAAGCGGCGGCTGTCTTATCAGGGGAAACGGCGTCCGAAATTCCTGTGCAGACTATTAGATATTTCAGGCTTGTGGTTAACCTGGCAGAAGCGGAGAGAATAAACGAAGATGTCCCGCTTGAATTATTGCTTACAGCTCTGGATATAATACGTTAG
- a CDS encoding TRAP transporter permease, with product MAKVDDLLGQNNEGIEDSGEVLTYKRTFAGWQKNFIYWFAIIMSLFHLWINTIGVMPEIQRNAMHFGFVVFLGYLFYPMRKKWADKTLWLDIILAVLSMAAAVYLVLFEDALHARNEVPILRDLIFAGLAVILMLEVTRRTTGWLIPALAGFFISYALFLGKVFLGVWSFSGVTIERLLYRMYFAPDGLFGTIATISSTFVFLFVLFAAFLLKSGAGEFIIKLAVSLLGHTTGGPAKMAVFASGFMGSISGSAVANTVGTGSITIPMMKRMGFKPQFAGGVETAASTGGQLMPPIMGAGAFIMAQWTQISYLKIIGVAFIPAVMYFLSVAFFIHLRAKKKGLKPLPKEDLPKVTEVLKEGWNFFIPIGVLMYFLIKGNTPTYAASMGIISIVIASWFNKGTRMGPKDILDALALGAQNMVSTGVILLCSGIVVGIVLMVGMGIKFSMLISTIAGGSLFITIVLVALASLILGMGLPVTASYIVLAVLAAPSIEMLMLKDHLIANFGLTAQQALDPNIVNNMIGLIPKEVSEGSLLAAHLLIFWYSQDANVTPPVCLAAYTASGIAGSDPLKTGLESWKLAKGLYLIPIMFIYDPAILFQGPLIRTFENIITGTVGLFVFASFFEGYYFRIINWVERIILAVTAVLLFWPERLTNIGGIILVVLMWIYCTKIKAKKTEEIPA from the coding sequence ATGGCTAAAGTCGATGATCTGCTGGGACAAAATAATGAAGGAATTGAAGACTCAGGTGAGGTTTTAACATATAAGAGAACTTTTGCCGGTTGGCAGAAAAATTTTATATACTGGTTCGCGATCATTATGTCTTTGTTCCATTTATGGATTAATACCATAGGTGTAATGCCGGAGATCCAGCGTAATGCAATGCATTTTGGTTTTGTGGTTTTTTTGGGATATCTTTTCTATCCTATGAGGAAAAAATGGGCGGACAAGACACTATGGTTGGACATCATTTTAGCTGTTTTGTCAATGGCGGCAGCTGTTTATCTGGTGCTGTTTGAAGATGCTCTGCACGCCAGAAATGAGGTGCCCATACTTCGTGATCTTATATTTGCAGGACTTGCCGTCATACTTATGCTGGAAGTTACGAGGAGAACGACCGGCTGGCTTATCCCTGCATTGGCAGGTTTTTTTATCTCTTATGCACTGTTTTTGGGTAAAGTGTTTCTGGGTGTTTGGAGTTTTTCCGGAGTAACAATAGAAAGGCTTTTGTACAGAATGTATTTTGCTCCTGACGGTTTATTTGGAACCATTGCTACAATTTCATCCACTTTCGTATTTTTGTTTGTCTTATTTGCAGCATTCCTTCTTAAGTCGGGGGCGGGAGAATTTATTATAAAACTTGCTGTTTCCCTTTTAGGTCATACCACTGGCGGGCCTGCCAAAATGGCGGTATTTGCCAGTGGATTTATGGGGTCCATTTCAGGGAGCGCTGTTGCTAATACAGTGGGTACAGGCTCTATCACAATTCCAATGATGAAAAGGATGGGATTTAAACCACAGTTTGCAGGTGGTGTTGAAACTGCTGCAAGTACAGGTGGACAGCTTATGCCGCCAATTATGGGAGCCGGAGCTTTTATTATGGCCCAGTGGACCCAGATATCTTATCTTAAAATTATAGGTGTAGCTTTTATTCCGGCTGTAATGTATTTTTTGAGTGTGGCATTTTTTATTCATTTAAGAGCGAAAAAGAAAGGTCTGAAACCTCTGCCGAAAGAAGATTTGCCTAAGGTTACAGAGGTTTTAAAGGAAGGATGGAACTTTTTTATACCTATTGGTGTTCTGATGTATTTCTTAATAAAAGGCAATACTCCCACATATGCTGCTTCAATGGGTATTATTTCCATTGTTATAGCGAGCTGGTTTAACAAAGGCACCCGTATGGGGCCAAAAGATATCCTGGATGCATTGGCATTGGGAGCACAAAATATGGTCAGTACAGGTGTTATTCTTTTATGCTCCGGTATTGTAGTGGGCATTGTACTTATGGTGGGAATGGGAATTAAGTTTTCAATGCTTATTTCCACAATAGCCGGTGGAAGTTTGTTTATAACTATTGTTTTGGTAGCTTTGGCTTCACTAATTCTCGGTATGGGTCTTCCTGTTACTGCTTCTTATATTGTTTTGGCCGTTTTGGCTGCTCCTTCCATAGAGATGCTGATGTTGAAGGATCATTTGATAGCTAATTTCGGTTTAACAGCACAGCAGGCACTTGACCCTAATATTGTAAACAATATGATAGGGCTTATTCCTAAGGAAGTTTCGGAAGGCTCTCTTCTTGCTGCACATTTATTAATTTTTTGGTATTCTCAGGATGCTAATGTAACACCTCCTGTTTGCCTGGCAGCTTATACGGCATCAGGTATCGCCGGCAGTGATCCTTTGAAAACGGGCTTAGAGTCCTGGAAGCTTGCAAAAGGATTGTATCTTATCCCAATAATGTTTATCTATGATCCGGCAATTCTGTTTCAGGGGCCGCTTATAAGGACATTTGAAAATATAATTACCGGAACCGTGGGTTTGTTTGTATTTGCTTCATTTTTTGAGGGGTATTATTTCCGAATTATTAATTGGGTTGAGCGTATCATTCTTGCCGTTACAGCAGTGCTGCTTTTTTGGCCTGAGCGTTTGACTAATATAGGCGGAATTATTCTTGTTGTATTAATGTGGATTTATTGTACAAAAATCAAAGCAAAAAAAACAGAAGAAATCCCCGCATAA
- a CDS encoding pyrimidine 5'-nucleotidase yields MQNYIFDLDNTLYHPNTGILEEVNHRINSFMIHKVGIHFEKVDFLRRTYREKYGVTLRGLMYHYSVRPSDYLDYVHDLAYDEFIDKDPLLNSCLENLEGYRAVFTNGAKSHAVNILSKLGVYECFDDIFSIEDVDYIPKIYIESFKKMMNMSGIIPGDSILFEDSCLNLTAAAKLGFKTALIGVGNGSGFDYHFSSIYDIVSLTEKGQMYCE; encoded by the coding sequence ATGCAAAATTATATATTTGATCTTGATAATACCCTTTATCATCCAAACACAGGAATTTTGGAAGAAGTAAACCACAGAATCAACAGCTTCATGATTCATAAGGTAGGGATTCATTTTGAAAAGGTTGATTTCTTGAGGCGTACTTACAGAGAGAAGTACGGTGTGACATTGCGCGGGTTAATGTATCATTATTCCGTAAGGCCTTCTGATTATTTGGATTATGTTCACGATCTGGCTTACGATGAGTTTATAGACAAAGACCCCCTTTTGAATAGCTGCCTTGAAAATCTGGAAGGATACAGGGCAGTATTTACAAACGGTGCAAAATCCCACGCTGTGAACATTCTTTCAAAACTTGGTGTGTATGAGTGTTTTGATGATATTTTTTCCATTGAAGATGTCGATTATATACCTAAAATTTATATTGAAAGTTTTAAAAAAATGATGAATATGTCAGGGATTATTCCCGGTGATTCTATATTGTTCGAGGACAGTTGCCTCAATCTGACAGCCGCGGCAAAACTTGGATTCAAAACAGCCCTTATAGGGGTTGGAAACGGGAGCGGGTTTGATTATCATTTTTCTTCAATTTATGATATAGTTTCACTGACTGAAAAGGGACAGATGTACTGTGAATAG
- the groL gene encoding chaperonin GroEL (60 kDa chaperone family; promotes refolding of misfolded polypeptides especially under stressful conditions; forms two stacked rings of heptamers to form a barrel-shaped 14mer; ends can be capped by GroES; misfolded proteins enter the barrel where they are refolded when GroES binds): protein MAKAITFSEEARQAILKGVDKLANAVKVTLGPKGRNVLIEKKFGSPTVTKDGVTVAKEIELEDSLENLGAQMVKEVASKTSDIAGDGTTTATVMAQALYKEGIKNVVAGANPMELKRGAEKAVEKVVEKLSGISKTISDKKEIAQVGTISANNDSEIGGIIADAMDRVGKDGVITIEENKSTETVLEVVEGMQFDRGYLSPYFVTDTESMEASFENAYILIYDKKISNMKDVLPVLEQVAKQNAPFVIVAEDIEGEALATLVVNKLRGTLNCAAVKAPGFGDRRKEMLKDLAVLTGGQVISEDVGLKLESAQLSDLGKAKKITIDKENTTVVEGEGKTEDIQARVNQIKKQIEDSTSDYDKEKLQERLAKLVGGVAVIKVGAATETEMKEKKARVEDALNATKAAVEEGIVAGGGVALVRAMKVLDELKLEGDEQIGADLIKKSLEFPLRQIVENAGYEGSIVVNKIKEAKDDNYGFNAATETYMDLIEAGVIDPTKVTRSALQNAASVATLMLTTEATITEVPEKDDKSGGAPDMGGMGGMGGMGGMM from the coding sequence ATGGCAAAAGCAATAACATTTAGCGAAGAAGCAAGACAAGCTATTTTAAAAGGTGTAGATAAACTTGCAAATGCAGTAAAAGTAACATTGGGTCCCAAAGGGAGAAATGTATTAATTGAAAAAAAATTCGGTTCTCCGACAGTAACAAAGGACGGAGTTACTGTTGCCAAAGAAATTGAGCTGGAAGATTCTTTGGAGAACCTTGGAGCCCAGATGGTTAAAGAAGTGGCTTCCAAGACAAGTGATATAGCAGGTGACGGTACAACAACTGCTACAGTCATGGCACAGGCACTGTATAAAGAAGGTATCAAAAATGTAGTTGCCGGTGCTAATCCGATGGAACTTAAAAGAGGAGCTGAGAAAGCGGTTGAAAAAGTTGTGGAAAAGCTGTCAGGAATATCCAAGACGATTTCTGATAAAAAGGAAATCGCCCAGGTTGGTACAATCTCCGCAAACAATGACTCAGAAATTGGCGGAATTATTGCAGACGCTATGGACAGAGTGGGCAAAGACGGTGTTATCACAATAGAAGAAAATAAATCCACTGAAACAGTACTGGAAGTTGTTGAAGGGATGCAGTTTGACCGCGGTTATCTTTCCCCCTATTTTGTAACTGACACAGAAAGCATGGAAGCTTCCTTTGAAAACGCATATATACTTATTTATGATAAAAAAATCTCAAACATGAAAGATGTTCTCCCTGTGCTTGAACAGGTTGCAAAGCAAAACGCTCCGTTTGTAATAGTAGCCGAAGATATTGAAGGGGAGGCGCTTGCCACACTTGTTGTTAATAAACTCAGAGGTACATTGAACTGTGCGGCAGTTAAAGCTCCCGGTTTTGGCGACAGAAGAAAAGAGATGCTTAAAGACCTGGCTGTGTTAACCGGTGGGCAGGTGATCAGTGAAGATGTTGGTCTTAAACTTGAAAGCGCTCAGTTAAGCGATCTTGGTAAGGCTAAGAAAATTACCATTGATAAAGAAAACACAACTGTCGTAGAAGGCGAAGGTAAAACTGAGGATATCCAGGCAAGGGTTAATCAGATTAAAAAACAGATTGAAGATTCAACAAGTGATTACGATAAAGAAAAACTTCAGGAGAGACTTGCCAAGCTTGTCGGCGGTGTTGCTGTAATCAAGGTTGGAGCTGCTACTGAAACAGAAATGAAAGAGAAAAAGGCAAGAGTTGAAGACGCTCTGAATGCTACAAAAGCAGCCGTTGAGGAAGGCATTGTTGCCGGCGGCGGTGTTGCACTCGTAAGAGCAATGAAGGTTCTTGATGAGTTGAAGCTGGAAGGCGACGAGCAGATCGGTGCCGATCTTATAAAGAAATCGCTGGAGTTCCCTCTCAGACAAATTGTTGAGAATGCCGGATACGAAGGGTCTATAGTTGTTAACAAAATCAAGGAAGCAAAAGATGATAATTATGGATTTAACGCAGCAACAGAAACTTATATGGACTTAATTGAAGCCGGTGTTATTGATCCTACCAAAGTTACACGCAGTGCTCTTCAAAATGCGGCATCCGTTGCGACTCTCATGTTGACAACAGAAGCTACAATTACAGAAGTTCCTGAAAAGGACGATAAGTCCGGCGGTGCACCCGATATGGGCGGCATGGGCGGAATGGGAGGCATGGGCGGAATGATGTAA
- the leuD gene encoding 3-isopropylmalate dehydratase small subunit produces the protein MSINPVSKVEGRAVPIVLNDIDTDRIIPARYLKCVTFDGLGKYAFYDDRFNTDGTEKEHPLNDKRFKGANIIISGANFGCGSSREHAPQAIKRAGIDAVVAESFAEIFHGNATTLGIVCITLSRSEINELRFLVEKSPETKLLINIEKETLHTPGKTYKFQINQNAKKDLLAGTYDSLAELLANMDKVRRFEKELPYFFSR, from the coding sequence ATGTCAATAAATCCGGTTTCCAAGGTTGAAGGGCGTGCGGTACCTATTGTACTAAATGACATAGATACAGACAGAATTATTCCTGCAAGGTATTTAAAATGCGTAACATTTGATGGGTTGGGGAAATACGCTTTTTATGATGACAGGTTCAATACTGACGGTACAGAAAAAGAACACCCCCTCAATGACAAACGATTTAAGGGTGCAAACATCATAATTTCCGGAGCAAACTTCGGATGCGGCTCTTCACGGGAACATGCGCCTCAGGCAATAAAAAGAGCCGGCATTGATGCAGTTGTTGCAGAAAGTTTTGCGGAAATTTTTCATGGTAATGCAACAACTCTCGGGATTGTGTGCATCACACTGAGCCGCAGTGAAATAAATGAACTTCGATTCCTTGTTGAAAAGTCTCCGGAAACAAAACTTTTAATAAATATTGAAAAGGAAACACTGCATACGCCGGGGAAAACATACAAATTTCAAATCAACCAGAATGCAAAAAAAGATTTACTGGCAGGCACTTATGACAGTCTGGCCGAATTACTTGCAAACATGGACAAAGTACGCAGATTCGAAAAAGAACTGCCGTATTTCTTTTCAAGATAA
- the leuC gene encoding 3-isopropylmalate dehydratase large subunit encodes MGKTLFQKVFDRHKIAELKGGKYQLFIGLHLIHEVTSPQAFAMLEELGLGVAYPERTFATCDHIIPTDNIERPFQDEIAEEMIKAIENNTKKHGIKFFSPENGEQGVVHIVGPEMGLTQPGITMVCGDSHTATHGAFGAIAFGIGTSQVRDVLATQTIAMSPFKVRRIEVNGELNRGVYAKDIILHIIGKLGVNGGIGYAYEFGGSVISALSMEGRMTICNMAIEGGARVGYINPDEKTYDFLKNKPYAPKDEKWDEMISYWESIKSDSDADYDDVVTIDAKEIKPTVTWGINPAQCIGIDEIIPKGDTDGEKEALDYMKLEGGKPIEGTKVDVVFIGSCTNGRIEDFREAARVLKGQKVSSDVTALAVPGSYSVMRQAEKEGLDKIFTEAGFEWRRPGCSMCLAMNPDKLEGDQLCASTSNRNFKGRQGSSSGRTVLMSPVMAVAAAVTGKISDVRKVFDL; translated from the coding sequence ATGGGAAAAACATTATTCCAAAAGGTATTTGACAGACACAAAATAGCCGAGCTGAAAGGGGGGAAGTATCAGCTTTTCATCGGCCTGCACTTAATACATGAAGTTACCAGCCCACAGGCATTTGCAATGCTTGAGGAACTTGGGCTGGGGGTGGCATACCCGGAAAGGACTTTTGCCACATGCGATCATATCATCCCCACAGATAATATCGAAAGACCGTTCCAGGATGAAATAGCTGAGGAAATGATAAAAGCCATCGAAAATAACACAAAAAAACACGGCATAAAATTTTTCAGCCCCGAAAACGGAGAGCAGGGTGTTGTTCATATTGTCGGTCCGGAAATGGGTTTGACACAGCCCGGTATCACTATGGTTTGCGGTGATTCCCATACTGCTACGCACGGTGCATTCGGTGCCATCGCTTTCGGAATTGGCACAAGCCAGGTCAGAGACGTTCTTGCCACCCAAACAATTGCCATGAGCCCCTTCAAGGTTCGCAGGATAGAGGTAAACGGAGAGCTGAACAGGGGGGTCTATGCCAAAGACATAATTCTCCATATAATCGGGAAATTGGGAGTGAACGGAGGAATAGGCTACGCTTATGAGTTCGGCGGTTCGGTCATATCTGCCCTATCAATGGAAGGAAGAATGACAATATGCAATATGGCAATAGAAGGAGGAGCAAGGGTAGGATACATAAATCCGGATGAAAAAACGTATGATTTCCTCAAAAATAAGCCTTATGCACCTAAGGATGAGAAGTGGGATGAAATGATATCTTACTGGGAAAGTATAAAATCAGACAGCGATGCGGATTACGATGACGTCGTAACAATTGATGCTAAAGAAATCAAGCCCACAGTGACATGGGGGATCAACCCCGCACAATGCATAGGGATAGATGAGATTATCCCAAAAGGGGACACTGACGGAGAAAAAGAAGCCCTTGATTATATGAAGCTGGAAGGCGGAAAGCCTATAGAAGGGACAAAAGTTGATGTTGTTTTTATCGGCAGCTGCACGAACGGGCGCATTGAGGATTTCAGAGAAGCTGCACGGGTTTTAAAAGGGCAAAAAGTCAGTTCTGATGTTACTGCTTTAGCAGTACCGGGTTCATATTCCGTTATGAGACAGGCTGAAAAAGAGGGTTTGGATAAAATTTTTACAGAAGCCGGATTTGAATGGCGAAGGCCCGGTTGCTCCATGTGTCTCGCAATGAACCCGGATAAGCTGGAAGGTGACCAGCTTTGCGCTTCAACGTCAAACAGAAATTTTAAGGGACGCCAGGGTTCATCATCCGGCAGAACAGTGTTAATGAGCCCGGTTATGGCAGTTGCTGCTGCTGTAACAGGCAAAATTTCAGATGTTAGAAAAGTATTCGATTTATAA
- a CDS encoding HIT family protein yields MDCLFCKMKEGEIPCQRVYEDDDFFAILDINPINYGHTLLIPKKHFNNILDAPEDVGEKTYTVAQKIAKGIKEALKCDGINIIQNVEEAGGQEVFHSHLHIVPRFKDDNIKFSMKKKKYASDDDMCKFAKKIADVLNR; encoded by the coding sequence ATGGATTGTCTCTTTTGTAAAATGAAGGAAGGGGAAATTCCCTGTCAAAGAGTCTATGAAGACGATGATTTCTTTGCAATACTGGATATTAACCCAATAAACTACGGGCATACATTGCTTATTCCCAAAAAGCACTTCAACAATATTCTGGATGCTCCAGAGGACGTTGGGGAAAAAACATACACTGTTGCCCAGAAAATAGCCAAAGGGATTAAAGAGGCGCTTAAGTGCGACGGAATAAATATAATTCAGAATGTTGAAGAAGCAGGTGGTCAGGAGGTTTTCCACTCCCATCTTCATATTGTTCCAAGGTTTAAGGATGACAATATAAAATTCTCCATGAAAAAGAAAAAGTATGCTTCTGATGATGATATGTGTAAATTCGCGAAGAAAATTGCCGATGTATTAAACAGATAG
- a CDS encoding sigma-54-dependent transcriptional regulator, translated as MANIMVVDDEVVLVNSLKFALENDGHKVMPFYEGNSAVHYLISHEPDLILLDLRLPDMHGLDILRKIKGMNSNLPTIVITAHGDINSAINAMKLGAFDFILKPFELEEITMLVDKSQTEAKLYNEVELLRSKRFQQETIVGESKEILEVKEKIKKVAGIDECTVLIRGESGTGKELVAKAIHNESPERKKMPFIDINCSALPEQLLESELFGYEKGAFTDAKHKKVGLLELADKGTLFLDEIGDMPLNLQTKILRFLESRSFRRIGGEKEIVVDVRVIAATNTNLEKSIKEKKFREDLYYRLNVVPISVPPLRERGADVAILSKHFLSYFIKKFAKSNITFSKQAEKALLEYHWPGNVRELKNLIERLVILKSGSLIELKDLPDEIKKAENIKSSNAKILSDHGKSLDDMLLNVEYELIRDALIKAKGVKSVAADMLGISRHSLKRRLQKFDEKTE; from the coding sequence ATGGCTAATATAATGGTAGTTGATGACGAAGTAGTTTTAGTAAATTCTCTTAAATTTGCTCTGGAAAATGATGGGCATAAAGTTATGCCTTTTTATGAGGGCAATTCTGCAGTGCACTATTTAATAAGCCATGAACCCGATTTGATTTTACTTGATTTACGTCTGCCCGATATGCATGGACTGGATATACTGCGGAAAATTAAAGGGATGAACTCTAATCTGCCAACAATTGTTATTACTGCCCACGGAGATATCAATAGTGCTATAAATGCCATGAAACTCGGTGCGTTTGACTTTATACTGAAGCCTTTTGAGTTGGAAGAGATTACAATGTTGGTTGATAAAAGCCAGACAGAGGCTAAACTTTACAACGAAGTTGAGCTGTTACGCAGCAAACGTTTTCAGCAGGAAACAATAGTGGGTGAGTCAAAAGAGATTTTAGAGGTTAAAGAAAAGATTAAAAAAGTTGCAGGTATAGACGAATGCACCGTTTTGATAAGAGGAGAAAGCGGTACCGGCAAAGAATTGGTTGCGAAAGCTATTCATAATGAGAGCCCTGAAAGGAAAAAAATGCCTTTTATTGATATTAACTGTTCTGCTCTGCCTGAGCAACTGTTAGAGAGTGAGCTGTTCGGGTATGAAAAAGGGGCATTTACAGATGCCAAGCATAAAAAAGTGGGATTATTGGAGTTGGCTGATAAAGGAACGCTCTTTCTTGATGAAATAGGTGACATGCCCTTAAATTTACAGACTAAAATTTTGAGGTTTCTTGAAAGCAGGAGTTTCAGAAGAATCGGAGGAGAAAAGGAAATCGTGGTTGATGTAAGAGTTATTGCTGCAACAAATACAAATCTTGAAAAAAGCATTAAGGAAAAAAAATTCAGAGAAGATTTATATTACCGCTTAAATGTTGTTCCTATATCGGTGCCCCCTTTAAGAGAAAGGGGAGCTGATGTTGCAATTTTATCCAAGCATTTTTTGAGTTATTTTATAAAGAAATTTGCAAAGTCAAATATAACTTTTTCGAAACAGGCAGAAAAAGCCTTGTTGGAATACCACTGGCCTGGCAATGTCCGTGAGTTAAAGAATCTTATCGAACGACTTGTCATTTTAAAATCCGGCAGCTTAATAGAATTAAAAGATTTACCCGATGAGATAAAAAAGGCGGAAAATATAAAGTCCTCTAATGCGAAAATCTTAAGTGATCATGGCAAAAGTCTGGATGATATGTTGTTGAATGTTGAGTACGAGCTAATCAGAGATGCATTGATCAAAGCAAAAGGGGTTAAATCTGTTGCGGCTGATATGCTGGGAATAAGCAGGCATTCGCTAAAAAGGCGGCTACAAAAATTCGATGAGAAAACGGAATGA
- a CDS encoding TAXI family TRAP transporter solute-binding subunit — translation MFKRVLSIIFVAVFFMVFSLPQAKADEKNLIITTATTGGTYYPVGVAIGTLISIKLAKEHGITATAINSAGSGENVQMLKNGEADFGILQALFGLNAYRGDGPYEGNPVKDFRAVTMLWKNVEHFAILDEYVKTGTIMDLKDFPAKFSIGKRGSGTEGSGRTILKALGIEPESLSLEYLGYNPSVQAMIDKRIGGANIPAGPPVAAITQLYAQMGDEATVLDFTDEQLAKVRESYPIWTRYVIEPGVYPGQKKPINTIAQPNLLVVRKNLPEEVVYLVTKTIYENLPFLNNIHKATKAMSLQEALDGLPVPLHPGAARYYEEAGLDIPDELRE, via the coding sequence ATGTTTAAAAGGGTACTAAGTATTATTTTTGTGGCAGTTTTTTTTATGGTGTTTTCGCTGCCTCAGGCAAAAGCTGATGAGAAAAATCTTATTATTACTACAGCCACAACAGGTGGAACCTATTATCCGGTTGGTGTGGCTATCGGGACATTGATCAGTATTAAACTTGCAAAAGAACATGGGATTACAGCTACAGCTATAAACTCTGCAGGCTCCGGTGAGAATGTTCAGATGTTGAAGAACGGCGAGGCTGATTTTGGTATTTTACAAGCCCTGTTCGGTTTGAATGCTTACAGGGGAGACGGCCCTTATGAAGGGAACCCTGTAAAAGATTTCCGGGCAGTTACAATGCTGTGGAAAAATGTGGAACATTTTGCCATTCTTGATGAGTATGTAAAAACAGGTACAATCATGGATTTAAAAGATTTCCCCGCTAAATTTTCCATAGGAAAAAGAGGAAGCGGAACAGAAGGCTCCGGACGTACTATTCTGAAAGCATTAGGTATTGAGCCTGAAAGTTTAAGTCTGGAATATTTGGGATACAATCCTTCTGTACAGGCAATGATAGATAAAAGGATAGGCGGAGCAAATATCCCAGCCGGCCCTCCTGTGGCTGCCATTACACAGCTTTATGCCCAAATGGGAGATGAAGCGACTGTACTCGACTTTACTGATGAACAGCTGGCAAAAGTTAGGGAGTCATATCCTATATGGACACGTTATGTCATTGAGCCTGGTGTTTACCCCGGCCAGAAAAAACCTATCAACACCATAGCTCAGCCAAATTTGCTGGTTGTCAGAAAGAATTTGCCTGAAGAGGTGGTTTATCTTGTTACCAAAACAATATATGAAAATCTTCCTTTTTTAAACAATATTCACAAAGCTACTAAAGCAATGAGCCTTCAGGAAGCTCTGGACGGTCTGCCCGTTCCTTTGCATCCCGGAGCAGCCAGATACTATGAAGAAGCCGGATTGGATATACCGGACGAACTGAGGGAATAA
- the groES gene encoding co-chaperone GroES codes for MAKIKPLHDRVLVKRVEAEEKTASGIIIPDSAKEKPQEGEVIAVGEGKVLDNGSKAELSVKTGDKVLFSKYAGTEISLDDEDYLIMREDDILGIIQ; via the coding sequence ATGGCCAAAATCAAGCCGCTCCACGACAGAGTTTTAGTAAAACGGGTGGAAGCAGAAGAAAAAACAGCTTCAGGTATCATAATTCCTGATAGTGCTAAGGAAAAGCCCCAGGAAGGCGAAGTGATAGCTGTAGGCGAAGGTAAAGTTCTGGATAACGGCAGCAAAGCAGAGCTATCTGTAAAGACCGGGGACAAAGTACTTTTCAGCAAGTACGCGGGAACGGAAATTTCATTGGATGATGAAGATTATCTGATAATGAGAGAAGACGATATCTTAGGAATTATTCAGTGA